The sequence below is a genomic window from Desulfobulbus oligotrophicus.
CAGCAAAAAATCAAGGCAGAGGTCATGACCACCCATATTGGTGAACGTTCCGCCATGTTTGACGGTACCCTTACCCATGAAAACGTTACAACGTTCTCACTGTCGTATAACTTTGCCTTTTAAAGATCAGAGCCCTGCTCCTCCACGGCTGTGCAAACAGACATGACCAGAGACACACAACATACCTTGCAAAGATCAATCTGATGCGTTGCGTTGTTTACCGTATACTCCAGGCAGTTGTGGTGGCACTGACCCTGATGACCGCTCCGGTACAGGCCGAAGTGGTCGTTGTGTGCAACGCCTCGCTGTCTGTTGCCGACAGGCTGAACCCAGCCATCCTTGCCCGGATCTATACAGGAAGAACCATTCAGATTGACGGCATCAGTGTTTTACCGGTCAACCTCGCTCCAGGCACTCCGGAACGTTCTCTCTTTCTTCAGCACATCATGGGACAAAACGATGATGAGTATATCGGCTACTGGCTGGTACGCAAGTCCATCGGCCGGGGTACTCCGCCTCAGGAATTTAAAAATGCAGCGGAACTGCAGAACTATATCCGATCGACTCCGGGTTCGATCGGATATATCGATAAACAGCACCTCGAATCCGGGGTGCGGTCCCTTTTCAGAATCCCCTGACCATCCATCCGGTCGCCTGCATCCTGTTATCGATCCAACTTTTCAGATTCATTGAACTCTTTCCCTGCTGCTGTATTTGCCAGGCATGAGACAATCAATGAGCGATGCACCACCAGGCTGTCTCCGGCCGACTGGTTGCACAACCGAACCGGTGGATGTGTGCGCCGGCAGTGGACCAACCGTTATCAGCCGCCTCTTTCCAGGTATCAAAAAGAGGGCAGATCCCCACCATGTCTGATCGTACCAATAAACACGCGCTATTTACTATCCGGGTGTTGTCGCAGGTCAGGAAGGAGCACCGCTGTCAAACCCAGCAGGGGTAACCAGGCGCACAGCTGATAGACCGCTTCAATACCCATCTGATCGGCCAAACGACCAAAAAAAGCCGCACCCAAACCGGCCAGTCCAAAGGCCAGCCCAAAGAAAAGACCGGAGACCATTCCGACTTTGCCGGGAAACAACTCCTGGGCGTAGACCACCATTGCCGGAAAGGCTGAGGCAATCAACAGGCCGATGGTAAAGGTCAGAGGGCCTGTCCAGAACAGGGTGGCATGCGGGAGAGCCAGTGCAAAGGGGGCTGTGCCGAAAATCGACCACCAGATCACCTGCTTGCGACCGATGCGATCACCAATGGGGCCGCCGAGTAATGTCCCGGCAGCCACACCGAAAAGAAAGACGAACAGGTGCAGTTGCGCCGCCTGCACTGGAACCTGAAATTTGTGCATGAGGTAAAAGGTGAGATAACTGTGCAGACTGGTTGTGTAAAAAAATTTGGAAAACATCAGAAGAAGCAGGATGACCACAGGTCGGACAGCAGAGCGTTGTCCGGTCTTTCCGGTTATGTGCGCAGCTCGCCGCTCCAGCCGTTTTTTTGCCTGCTGCTGCTTGTACCATCCGCCAATCCACCAGAGAAGCACAATGGCTGCCAGGGCCACCAGGGCAAACCAGGCCAGACTTGATCTGCCCGCAGGGATGATAATCAACGCTGCCAGCAGCGGACCGGCAGCTGTACCGGCATTCCCGCCGACCTGAAAGATTGACTGGGCAAGTCCGTACTGACCGGCTGAAGCCAGACGGGCAACCCGGGATGATTCCGGATGTAAAACCGCTGATCCGGAACCGACCAGGGCAACAGCCAGCAGCAGCAGCCCATAGCTCGGGACCCACGCCAGGGCAAGGAGCCCCAGCAGAGTACACCCCATACCCCAGGCAAGAAAGTACGGCTGCGGTCGATAATCGGTGTACAGACCGACCAGAGGCTGTAACAGCGAAGCCGAGATCTGAAAAGTCAGGGTGATCAGGCCGATCTGTGTGAAACTGAGTTGAAACCCCTCCTTCAACAGGGGGTATATCGCTGGAATAA
It includes:
- a CDS encoding MFS transporter gives rise to the protein MIQRSQAHLSSLPASKKIGLKILIAISCSHFLNDLIQSLIPAIYPLLKEGFQLSFTQIGLITLTFQISASLLQPLVGLYTDYRPQPYFLAWGMGCTLLGLLALAWVPSYGLLLLAVALVGSGSAVLHPESSRVARLASAGQYGLAQSIFQVGGNAGTAAGPLLAALIIIPAGRSSLAWFALVALAAIVLLWWIGGWYKQQQAKKRLERRAAHITGKTGQRSAVRPVVILLLLMFSKFFYTTSLHSYLTFYLMHKFQVPVQAAQLHLFVFLFGVAAGTLLGGPIGDRIGRKQVIWWSIFGTAPFALALPHATLFWTGPLTFTIGLLIASAFPAMVVYAQELFPGKVGMVSGLFFGLAFGLAGLGAAFFGRLADQMGIEAVYQLCAWLPLLGLTAVLLPDLRQHPDSK